The Methylobacterium durans nucleotide sequence CGTTCACGCAGCCGTCCGCGCAGATCGGCCTCGACCTCGGGCGTCACCGCTTCGAAGCCCGCGACCAGCACGTCGCCGATCGCGGCCTCGGAGAGGCCCGCTGCCGCCAGGAAGGCGTCGTCGAGGTCGCAGAGTCGGCAGGCGGCGAGCGTCTTGGCGGTGATCTCCAGGGCCACGGCCTCGGGATCGGCCCCGCCTGTCAGAGCGCTCCAGCCCTGCGCGAAGAGACGCTCCGCGACCGAGCCCGTCCGTCCGGCCGAGCGGACGCGCTTGAGGTCGTTCAGCTCGACGAGAAGCTCGCGGAGCGCGACGGGTGCTGCGGCGCCCTCGAACGGGCCCGGCATCAGTGCACGCCGAGCCAGTCGAGCAGCATCTGCTCCTGCTTGCCGAAGGCGTGCTCCGGCCCGTGGCCGTTCTTCACCATCGGCGCCTTGAAGAAGGTCGAGAGCTGTTCCTGCACGCCGCCGTCGCCGCGCTTCTTGGCGAGGTCCAGCACGCGGGCGATCTCGATGACGAGCGGCGCGGCCAGGATCGAGTCCTTGCAGAGGAAGTTCACCTTGATCTGCATCCGCTGGCCAAGGAAGCCGGTGACGTCGATGTTGTCCCAGGCTTCCTTGTCGTCGCCGCGGGGACGGTAATAGTGGATGTGCACGAGGTGGTCCTCGACCGGGTAGCCGAGGATCGAGTCGAGCACCGTGCCCTTGGTGTTGAGCTTCGATTGCAGCGAGCTCGGATCGTTGAGGGCGAGGCCGTCGCGGTTGCCCAGGATGTTCGTCGAGAACCAGCCGTCGACATGGAGGGCGCGGGCCTTCAGCGCCGGCGCCAGCACCGTCTTCATCATGGTCTGGCCCGTCTTGCCGTCCTTGCCGGCGACCGGGACGTTGAGCTCGCGCGCGAGTTCCAGGAGAGCGGGGACGTCGGCCGCGACGCTCGGGGTGAAATTCGCGTACGGCACGCCGCTCTTGATCGCCGCGTAGGCGTAGAGCATCGCCGGGCTGATCGACTCGTCGCTCGCATCGAGACCCTTCTCGAAGGCGGCCGAGGAGTTCAGCACCGGCTCGCTGAGATCGGGCCAGCGCTCGGTCGAGGCGAGGTTGACGACGACCACCTCGTCGAGGTTGCTCTCCTGGCGGAACCGACGCAGGTCGTTGGCGATGATCGAGACCGTTTCGCGGTGATCCTTGGCGACGATGCGGTTGCCACCGTCGATGTTCTTGCAGAACTTGGCGCTGCCGACCGCCGGCCAGGGCGTGATGCCCTTCAGGACCTGGGCGCCGTTCTCGATGTCCTGCTTGGTGAGCACGCCGTGGCCCGCCGCGGCGGAGGCGAGGTCGTCGCTGTTGAGGTCCCAGCCGCCGAAGACGAGATCCTTGTAGTCGGCCATGCCGGCGACGGGGACGTTCGCGAGCGGCAGGCCGTCGAGCCTGTTCGATCCCGATTTGATCATCTCGATGCCGGCGATCGCTGTGGTGGCGACGGCGCCACCCATGCCAACGAACGCAACGCCGACGCGGCGACCGGTCTGCATGCTCATCGGAACCGAACTTCCTTGCTGTGAAGACGCGGGGGCGTCGGACGGGCCAGGAGAGCCAGCCCCGCGTGGGACTAGGTAACTGGCTCCGCCAGGCTTCGTTCCAAGCCCCGCTCGGACAAATTTCTGCCTCCGTTCCCCTGAACCGCGCCCGAACGAGCCGTTAAAAATTCGTGAAAGCGCAGAGTTAACCGACTCTTAAGGGTGCCACGGTTGGATCACCCGGTCGTCCCATTGTGGACACAGCGGGCGGCGACATAGCCGCCACTTGATCGAAGCCGCGCCCAAGCAAGCCGCGGCACGACAAAGGAAGAATGATGGGGGTTTTCCGGAGCCGGCGCATTGCGCCGACGACGCGAGCCGTCTCGTGCCTGGCGAGACTGTGGATCAAGATCAGACCGTAGCGTGGCTGCTGCGGGCCGAGCCGAAAAGACAGGGCCGACGCCGTGCCAATATTCGCCGTCGTCTGCTGACGACTATGCTAGCCGGTCTCGTCGGCTTCAGTTTGCCGCAGAGCGCGCTGGCCCCGGCCTCCGCCCACGACCGCATCGACGAGCGCGCCTTCGCGGCCCGCGATCTCGCGAGCCGGACGGGCCCGGAGAGGCCGTCCGACTGGGGCGGCGTGCCACTGCTCGACCAGGAGCCGGCCACCACGGCCCTCATCGCGAGCGATCTCGCCGCCCTGCCCCAGCCCCGCACCGGAACCGGGGACGAGATCCTTCGCTTCGGCGAGATGAGCGTGCCGCGCTCGATCGTCGAGACGATCCTGCGCGCCTCCGCCGAGGCCGGGGTCGACCCCGTCTACATGATGGCGCTCGCCGACAAGGAGTCGAGCTTCTCGACCCGGGCCAAGGCCGCGACCTCGTCCGCCGAGGGCCTGTTCCAGTTCGTCGCCGCGACCTGGCTGGAGATGATCCGCGACTTCGGTGCCCGCTACGGCTACGAGGATGAGGCCGCCGCCGTCACCGGCCGGGGCGGCGCGATCACCGTCTCGGGCGAGGGCATGCGCGAGCGGGTGCTGCGCCTGCGCCGCGACCCCTACGTCGCCTGCCTGATGGCGGCCGAGCTGATCAAGCGCGATCGCGCCCGGATCGAGGCCCGGATCGGGCGCGACCTGAAGACATCGGAACTCTACCTCGCCCATTTCTTCGGCACGTCGAGCGCCGGCCGCTTCCTGGCGCTGAGCGCCGAGCAGCCGGGCATCGTCGCCTCGAAGGAGTTCCGCAGCGCGGCCCGGGCGAACCGCTCCCTGTTCACGGAGAAGGCCGGCAAGGGCCGCCGCGGCCTGACGGTCGCCGAGGTCTACGAGAAGATCGACGACATGATCGACCGCCGCCTCAACCAGTACGAGGGCGTCGCGGCCCTCGCCGAGACCTTGGTGAGAGATGTGCGTGAGGACGGCCGCGTGAAGATCACCGACGCCTCGCTGCCCGAGATCCGCTGAGGCTCGTTCCAGCTGGCCGTCAGTGGCCGGCCGGCGCCTCGCCCTCGCGCTTGACCCGGCTCAGGATCATCGCGAGGGGCACGGCCGACGCCGAGACGAGGGCCAGCGCCCAGAACACGTCGATATAGGCTAAGAACGCGACCTGCTGGGCGAGCTGCTGGCCGATCCAGGCGGTGGCCTGCCCCTGCGCGTCGACGCCGGCCGCCCCGTGCTGCGCGAAGTAGCGCGTGGCCCGCGCGAGCGTCTCCTGGTAGGCGGGCTCGGTCGGCGTGATGTGCTCCACGAGCCGGCTCTGGTGGAATTGCTGGCGGTAGGCGAGGATGTTCTGCGCCAGCGAGACGCCCATCGAGCCGCCGACGTTGCGGGCGACGTTGATCAGCGCCGAGGCCTGATCCGTCTGCGAGGGGTCGATGCCCTCGTACGAGGCGGCCGTGATCGAGATGAAGATCATCGGCAGGCCGATGCCGATATAGATGCGCGACCACGCGAAGAACCAGAACGTGCTGTCGCCGTAGAGGCGCGTGAGGTCGTACATCGCGAAGGCGACGATCGTGGCGCCCGCGGCGATCAGGTATTTCGGCTGTATCGTGCCCGAGACGCGCCCGATCACGAGCATCATGAACACCGTGACGAGGCCGCCCGGCGCCAGCGCGAGGCCGGCGAGCGTCGCCGTGTAGCCGAAGTAATCCTGCACGATCTGCGGGATGAACTGCGTCGTCGCGATCAGGATCGCGCCGGTGGCGAGCATCACGAGGAAGCAGGCGCCGAACTGGCGCTTGCCGAGAAGCCGCAGGTCGACGACCGGGTTCTTGCGGGTCAGCTCCCAGGGAATCATCAGGACGAAGGCGAGGACGCTCAGGATCGCGAAGGTGACGATCAGGTTCGAGCCGAACCAGTCCTTGCGCTGCCCCTCGTCGAGGACGACCTCAAGCGAGCCGAGGAAGGTCGCCACCAGCAGGAAGCCGATCAGGTCGAAGCGCACGCCCTCGCGCCGCAGCCGGCGACGCTCCCGCTTCGCCGAATCCGGATCCTCCAGCAGGACGTACATCAGGCCGAGGGCGAGCAGGCCGATCGGCCCGTTGATCAGGAAGCACCAGTGCCAGGACACGTTGTCCGAGAGCCAGCCGCCGAGCGTCGGCCCGACCACGGGCGCCACCACCACCGCGAGCCCGTAGAGGGCGAAGGCCTGCCCCCGCTTCCGGGGCGGGAAGGAATCCGCCAGGATCGACTGCGCCAGCGGCGCCATGCCGCCGCCGCCCAGCCCCTGCAGCACCCGGAAGACGAGGAGTGATCGCAGGTTCCAGGCGAAGCCGCACAGAACCGAAGCGACGGTGAAGAGCGCCACGCTCCACATGAAGAACGCCTTGCGGCCGTAGCGCTTGGCAAGGAAGCTCGAGGCGGTGAGGACGATGGCGTTGGCCACGAGGTAGCTTGTCACCACCCAGGCCGCCTCGTCGGGGCCGACCGCGAGGCCGCCGGAAATGTA carries:
- a CDS encoding inositol-3-phosphate synthase, with translation MSMQTGRRVGVAFVGMGGAVATTAIAGIEMIKSGSNRLDGLPLANVPVAGMADYKDLVFGGWDLNSDDLASAAAGHGVLTKQDIENGAQVLKGITPWPAVGSAKFCKNIDGGNRIVAKDHRETVSIIANDLRRFRQESNLDEVVVVNLASTERWPDLSEPVLNSSAAFEKGLDASDESISPAMLYAYAAIKSGVPYANFTPSVAADVPALLELARELNVPVAGKDGKTGQTMMKTVLAPALKARALHVDGWFSTNILGNRDGLALNDPSSLQSKLNTKGTVLDSILGYPVEDHLVHIHYYRPRGDDKEAWDNIDVTGFLGQRMQIKVNFLCKDSILAAPLVIEIARVLDLAKKRGDGGVQEQLSTFFKAPMVKNGHGPEHAFGKQEQMLLDWLGVH
- a CDS encoding transglycosylase SLT domain-containing protein, which encodes MEAAPKQAAARQRKNDGGFPEPAHCADDASRLVPGETVDQDQTVAWLLRAEPKRQGRRRANIRRRLLTTMLAGLVGFSLPQSALAPASAHDRIDERAFAARDLASRTGPERPSDWGGVPLLDQEPATTALIASDLAALPQPRTGTGDEILRFGEMSVPRSIVETILRASAEAGVDPVYMMALADKESSFSTRAKAATSSAEGLFQFVAATWLEMIRDFGARYGYEDEAAAVTGRGGAITVSGEGMRERVLRLRRDPYVACLMAAELIKRDRARIEARIGRDLKTSELYLAHFFGTSSAGRFLALSAEQPGIVASKEFRSAARANRSLFTEKAGKGRRGLTVAEVYEKIDDMIDRRLNQYEGVAALAETLVRDVREDGRVKITDASLPEIR
- a CDS encoding DHA2 family efflux MFS transporter permease subunit; protein product: MPKAAGGHSPWAIALVVSLATFMEVLDTTIANVALRYISGGLAVGPDEAAWVVTSYLVANAIVLTASSFLAKRYGRKAFFMWSVALFTVASVLCGFAWNLRSLLVFRVLQGLGGGGMAPLAQSILADSFPPRKRGQAFALYGLAVVVAPVVGPTLGGWLSDNVSWHWCFLINGPIGLLALGLMYVLLEDPDSAKRERRRLRREGVRFDLIGFLLVATFLGSLEVVLDEGQRKDWFGSNLIVTFAILSVLAFVLMIPWELTRKNPVVDLRLLGKRQFGACFLVMLATGAILIATTQFIPQIVQDYFGYTATLAGLALAPGGLVTVFMMLVIGRVSGTIQPKYLIAAGATIVAFAMYDLTRLYGDSTFWFFAWSRIYIGIGLPMIFISITAASYEGIDPSQTDQASALINVARNVGGSMGVSLAQNILAYRQQFHQSRLVEHITPTEPAYQETLARATRYFAQHGAAGVDAQGQATAWIGQQLAQQVAFLAYIDVFWALALVSASAVPLAMILSRVKREGEAPAGH